In the genome of Amaranthus tricolor cultivar Red isolate AtriRed21 chromosome 15, ASM2621246v1, whole genome shotgun sequence, one region contains:
- the LOC130801616 gene encoding mitochondrial import inner membrane translocase subunit TIM14-1-like, whose protein sequence is MATPFFAGLAVATAALAGRYGLQAWQSFKSRPPKPRRFYEGGFQPKMTRREAALILGVRESAAVEKVKEAHRKVMIANHPDAGGSHYLASKINEAKDIMLGKPEDTGSAF, encoded by the exons ATG GCAACACCTTTTTTCGCTGGGCTTGCTGTTGCGACTGCTGCTCTTGCTGGTAGGTATGGTTTACAAGCTTGGCAATCATTCAAATCTCGTCCACCCAAGCCCCGAAGATTTTATGAAGGCGGTTTTCAACCTAAGATGACCAGGAGGGAAGCAGCTCTTATTCTTGGCGTAAG GGAGAGTGCAGCCGTAGAGAAGGTAAAGGAAGCTCATAGAAAGGTTATGATTGCAAATCACCCTGATGCCGGTGGCAGTCATTACCTTGCCTCTAAAATCAATGAAGCCAAGGATATAATGCTTGGAAAGCCCGAAGACACCGGCTCCGCCTTCTAA
- the LOC130801349 gene encoding protein IQ-DOMAIN 2: MGKKGNWFSAVKNALSPQSKKSKSKKKSPAENKSSEAVTSNEQVTVTSTSPPTPPALPPALAVESKPNEIDDVDGQNKHAYSVALATAAAAEAAVAAAQAAAEVVRLTTVPRFVGKSKEEIAAIKIQTAFRGYLARRALRALRGLVRLKSLIEGQSVKRQSATTLRCMQTLARVQSQIRARRLRMSEENQALQRQLQQKHEKELEKLRMDEIWDDSTQSKAQIEANLQHKQEAAMRRERALAYAFTHQQLKNSKSSNPTFMDPNNPQWGWSWLERWMAARPWESRNTTIEKDNDHGSVKSFRSVSVAGEINRAYALRDLNKDKQSPTGQRPSRPRSRQSPSNLARGQSSGPGSGKPRPESPKTNGWAVPVDDDTKSMMSIQSERFRRHSIAGSSVRDDESLASSPAVPSYMAPTRSAKAKTKLSSPLGVVEKNGTPPDQKLPSMVGSAKKRLSFPASPSPGVPRRHSVPGKIESTPFKDVPVHTKISVGNGGS; this comes from the exons ATGGGGAAGAAAGGGAATTGGTTTTCTGCTGTGAAGAATGCCTTGAGCCCTCAATCTAAGAAATCCAAATCGAAAAAGAAAAGCCCGGCTGAAAACAAGAGCTCGGAAGCTGTTACTTCAAATGAGCAAGTAACTGTTACCAGTACTTCTCCTCCTACTCCTCCGGCATTGCCTCCAGCATTAGCTGTAGAGTCAAAGCCAAATGAAATCGACGATGTTGATGGGCAGAATAAGCATGCTTATTCAGTTGCACTTGCCACAGCCGCTGCTGCAGAGGCAGCTGTTGCGGCTGCCCAGGCTGCTGCTGAGGTTGTTCGACTGACGACTGTTCCTCGCTTTGTTGGAAAATCTAAGGAGGAAATTGCGGCTATTAAAATTCAGACTGCATTTCGGGGATATCTG GCAAGGAGAGCATTGCGGGCTTTGAGAGGATTGGTGAGGCTAAAATCATTGATCGAAGGGCAGTCTGTGAAACGTCAGTCAGCAACAACCTTAAGATGCATGCAGACACTTGCTCGTGTTCAATCCCAAATTCGTGCGAGGAGGCTTAGGATGTCGGAGGAGAACCAGGCTCTTCAACGCCAACTCCAGCAGAAGCACGAGAAAGAGCTCGAGAAGTTGCGG ATGGATGAAATATGGGATGATAGCACACAGTCTAAAGCACAGATTGAAGCGAATCTACAGCACAAGCAGGAGGCTGCCATGCGAAGGGAACGAGCTTTAGCTTACGCATTCACTCATCAG CAACTTAAGAACAGCAAAAGTTCAAACCCAACATTTATGGACCCGAACAATCCTCAGTGGGGATGGAGCTGGTTAGAACGATGGATGGCTGCTCGTCCATGGGAGTCAAGAAACACAACAATTGAAAAGGATAATGATCACGGCTCAGTGAAGAGTTTCCGTTCAGTCTCTGTTGCAGGCGAAATAAACCGAGCTTATGCTCTCCGAGATCTTAATAAGGACAAGCAATCTCCAACCGGTCAAAGGCCAAGCCGCCCTCGTAGCCGTCAATCCCCATCAAACCTCGCACGTGGTCAATCCTCCGGCCCAGGATCTGGGAAACCAAGACCCGAGAGTCCAAAAACAAATGGGTGGGCTGTGCCTGTGGATGATGACACAAAGAGCATGATGAGCATTCAGTCGGAACGTTTCAGGAGGCACAGCATTGCCGGATCTTCAGTTCGTGATGATGAGAGCCTCGCAAGTTCTCCTGCAGTTCCGAGTTACATGGCACCGACAAGATCCGCTAAGGCTAAGACAAAGCTGTCTAGTCCTCTAGGAGTGGTCGAGAAGAATGGTACACCACCCGATCAGAAGCTGCCATCTATGGTCGGGTCGGCCAAAAAGAGGCTATCCTTCCCCGCGTCTCCATCTCCAGGTGTGCCCCGAAGGCATTCAGTCCCCGGAAAAATCGAGAGCACGCCTTTTAAAGATGTCCCTGTTCATACTAAGATATCTGTCGGCAATGGCGGGAGCTGA